The DNA sequence AGCTGTGGCAAGCTTTCTTCTCCATCTCCTACAAGGAAGATATCGATAAAGTCTGCCATAGGTTCCGGAGAAATAGCGGCTGGGCCACCTGCAATGACAAGAGGATCTGTCTCATTTCGCTCCGATGCTATGATGGGAATTCCTGAGAGATCGAGCATGTTTAAAACATTCGTATACAATAACTCATATTGGAGTGAGAAACCTACCATATCGAACTCTCTCAAAGGTGTATAGGTTTCGAGAGAGAATAGGGAAATCTGGTGCTTCCTCATAAGCAGTTCCATATCTTCCAAAGGGGCAAATACCCTCTCACAAACAGTGTCCTTTCGGTCGTTGAGGAGCCCGTAAAGGATTTGAATGCCTAAATGAGACATACCGATACTATAGGTATCAGGAAACGCCAGCACAATTTTTACTTCGCTATCAGCATGGTCTTTCGTAATGGAATTCCATTCTCCTCCAATATACTGCCCGGGCATTTCCACGCATGGCAATATATTCTCTGTTATAAAATGTTTTAATGTATTCATATTTAGTTTATATTAATAGGAAATCAGATATTAAGCAAGTATGTTTCATTTTAAAATGACAATTGGAATGCCACTTGGAACGGTGTACTGGATATCGATTGGGGATGATATATTGGATTTCGGACGGACTCTTAGTATCTCATTTCATAAAGGCGCCGGGATGCAAGGTCAATCTTTGAGCGCATCTTGACATTGAAAATAATGGAAAGGGCAACAAAAGATGTAAGCATAGAGGATCCTCCATAGCTAATGAAAGGTAGTGTTACTCCTACGATAGGAGCTACTCCTAAAGTCATACCGACATTCACTACTGTTTGGGTTGCAAACATCGTGACAAGACCAATTACGACAAGTCTTCCATAGGGGTCTCGTGTATTCCTGGCAATACCGATACCACACGCAACGAAGGCGATGTAAAGAAGTAAGACAAGACAAGCCCGTAAGAATCCCCATTCCTCGGCAATAACGGCAAAGATAAAATCGGTATGGCGCTCGGGTAGAAATTTCATCTGGTTTTGTGTGCCATTTCCCCATCCTGTTCCGAATAGACCTCCCGAACCAATGGCGATAAGAGATTGGAGCCTATGATAACCAGCTCCCCAATCAGTAGTTTTTTCAGGCCAAAGAAAGCCAATAATTCTCAACTTTTGATACGATTTAAGCATAAACATCCAGAATAGTGGTGAAATAGCTAATCCTGTACCGATTAATATGAGGAGGTAAGAAAGCCGGATACCGGCAGCGTATAAAATGGAGAATAAGATAGGAACCAGAATTAACGCTGTACCCAGGTCTGGCTGTTTCATAATAAGTGCCATGGGTATAAATGCCAGAAGGAGAGAAATTCCTATATCAAAGAGTCCCAGTCCGTACTTCTTATACCTGAGAAATCTTGCAAGGGTAAGAACCAGGGTGATTTTCATAAATTCAGATGGTTGGACAGAGAAAGAACCAATAGAGAACCAACGCTGTGAGCCTTTCACAGAGCCTCCAACACCTAATAATAAAATCAAAAGAAAAAGAACTGATGCGTAGATGATATATGCATAATGTTCAAATGAAAGGTAATCAAAATAAAGAAGGGTAAAAAAAAGGGTGAATCCCATTACAACCCAGATGATTTGTTTGAATAAAAATCTTTCGGACGATGCACTCCAAACGAAAAATACCCCTATCGTTAAAATAGTGCACAGTATAAGAAATATCAGCCAATCAAAATTTCTTAGATTTACCTTACTTGACATAGATTCGTTCTAAAAAAGATTTTTCCTCTCATTCCTGCCTTGCTGTAGGGCAAGGCTTTAGCCTTGCCTCCCCGCCCGAATACATGTACGGGGATAGCGTATACATTAAGCTAAAAGTATCATTCCCTACGAAAGGGGATTTCTCCTTGTAAAAATCGGGTTGCCTCTTTGCAAGGCTGAAGCCTTGCCCTACATCGGCTCTGTTGCTGCCAAAGGCTTCATGAAAAATATTCAAGGATATACCTTCTTCTAGGACGCCTGGTTTATTTCTGGAAATAAATAAGATAAAAGTTCTCTGGCAATAGGACATGCAATGTCTGCGCCGTGTTTTGGTGTATGCTCCACGAGGATTACGAAGCAGTATCGGGGATTATCATAAGGAGCATAGCCGGCAAACCAGGCGTGGTTGTCATTTTGGCGCCTCGTTTCCGCTGTACCTGTTTTACCGGCGACCCTATATACATCCAATCCTCTGTCTTTTCCCGTTCCATAAACGATTACATTCTGAAGAGAGGTGCATATAACTTCGAGGATAGCAGGTTGTATAGATATTTTTTGTTTATTTTCAGAGGTAAAGGTTCTGATAACTTCTTCCTGACTATTTGTTATTTTTAATAACACATGAGGCTGGACTAATGTGCCACCATTTGCTATAGCAGCATAAACACGAACCATTTGAAGTGGTGTCGTGAGCAGATTTCCCTGTCCAATAGCAATGTTCATGGTTGATGGTGCGGTGACTTTCTTAGGCAAATTTCCATCTTTTTCATAAGGAAGGTCGATACCTGTTTTTTCACCAATCCCGAATTCTTTTGCAAGTGCGTATAAAGATTCTCCACCGAGAATC is a window from the Candidatus Jettenia sp. genome containing:
- the rodA gene encoding rod shape-determining protein RodA produces the protein MSSKVNLRNFDWLIFLILCTILTIGVFFVWSASSERFLFKQIIWVVMGFTLFFTLLYFDYLSFEHYAYIIYASVLFLLILLLGVGGSVKGSQRWFSIGSFSVQPSEFMKITLVLTLARFLRYKKYGLGLFDIGISLLLAFIPMALIMKQPDLGTALILVPILFSILYAAGIRLSYLLILIGTGLAISPLFWMFMLKSYQKLRIIGFLWPEKTTDWGAGYHRLQSLIAIGSGGLFGTGWGNGTQNQMKFLPERHTDFIFAVIAEEWGFLRACLVLLLYIAFVACGIGIARNTRDPYGRLVVIGLVTMFATQTVVNVGMTLGVAPIVGVTLPFISYGGSSMLTSFVALSIIFNVKMRSKIDLASRRLYEMRY